A stretch of the Aspergillus puulaauensis MK2 DNA, chromosome 6, nearly complete sequence genome encodes the following:
- a CDS encoding putative C6 transcription factor (COG:K;~EggNog:ENOG410PWJY;~InterPro:IPR036864,IPR007219,IPR001138;~PFAM:PF00172,PF04082;~TransMembrane:1 (o519-537i);~go_function: GO:0000981 - DNA-binding transcription factor activity, RNA polymerase II-specific [Evidence IEA];~go_function: GO:0003677 - DNA binding [Evidence IEA];~go_function: GO:0008270 - zinc ion binding [Evidence IEA];~go_process: GO:0006351 - transcription, DNA-templated [Evidence IEA];~go_process: GO:0006355 - regulation of transcription, DNA-templated [Evidence IEA]) — protein MAEREKEYSCLLCRQRKVKCDRRDPCASCVKGGHQCAFVPPTRGKRKRTKAPKEGLHAKVRRYEELLKFHGVKIEPFDAEGDSDSDAPSQPAFPTRETRTRQEPCNPLQKPRLILREGSSRYVDSDLWPNLESQYLYPNENEHGRTQDEADDESGIFPGLSTDGRGPDTNPPLENMHPAYNILLKLWDVFVDRVDPFAKILHLPTFWLSLKSAIEQPGDVPSDLQALIFSFYLASVASLEEGECLEVMGECKPDILARQKRLARRALRAAGFLNTTSVTTLRAYCIFLMAIGPGCRSDSLFLLTGAAVRLARKMGLHRDGTYLGLSPFASEMRRRLWWHILGADFRVSFALSMQPSLDLFDSDVQRPLNVEDEDLSPDDSELPTERNAITANVLCLLRCDILAFIRKFSEPLHADVHWETLANPAVPQSKKTEMIKELEDSIETKYLRYCDPTSTLHTLILLMSRSTLCKIRLYAHHPRIYANRGLKVPEEERAVVFTNAKKLLEYMDLARSTPSLDKYMWQMGTMMLWNALLYVLIEARDRRAGPEVDSLWRLMGVVVSKYAEMFKPGAGALYDALRKWLLEAWEEHREAVKAQGSPEPPAPDYIDDFLRYQAVDEVPPSVQRVETGLNNANYTRWVGRGPVMDCEGVPSSDLSNLLSFDADADEWAQWESLFTGEGFSQMDTWQL, from the exons ATGGccgagagagagaaagaatatTCCTGCCTCCTCTGCCGCCAGCGCAAGGTCAAATGCGACCGGCGCGACCCCTGCGCCAGCTGCGTCAAGGGCGGCCATCAGTGTGCTTTCGTCCCTCCCACGCGCGGCAAACGCAAGAGAACAAAGGCTCCTAAAGAAGGTCTGCATGCAAAAGTCAGGCGATACGAAGAGCTGCTCAAGTTTCACGGTGTCAAGATTGAACCGTTTGACGCCGAGGgcgactcggactcggacgcGCCCTCTCAGCCAGCATTCCCCACGAGAGAAACAAGAACTCGCCAGGAGCCCTGCAATCCACTGCAAAAGCCAAGACTCATCCTTAGAGAAGGCTCATCCAGATACGTTGACAG TGATCTTTGGCCAAATCTGGAGTCACAA TATCTTTATCCAAATGAAAATGAGCACGGGCGGACTCAGGATGAGGCAGACGACGAGTCTGGCATCTTTCCTGGTCTTTCCACTGATGGCCGTGGCCCAGACACCAATCCCCCATTAGAAAACATGCACCCAGCATACAATATTCTGCTGAAGTTATGGGACGTGTTTGTCGATCGAGTCGATCCTTTTGCCAAAATCCTCCACCTTCCCACGTTTTGGTTGTCGCTGAAGTCTGCCATCGAGCAACCCGGCGATGTTCCCAGTGACCTGCAAGCACTCATCTTCTCGTTCTATCTTGCCAGCGTTGCCTCCCTAGAGGAAGGTGAGTGCCTCGAGGTCATGGGTGAATGCAAGCCAGATATCCTTGCAAGGCAAAAACGTCTGGCACGTCGCGCACTGCGAGCTGCCGGATTCCTGAATACCACAAGTGTCACGACACTTCGCGCGTACTGCATATTTCTG ATGGCTATAGGTCCGGGATGCCGGTCAGATTCCTTGTTTCTCTTGACGGGAGCTGCGGTGCGACTTGCGCGTAAAATGGGCCTACATCGAGATGGCACGTATCTGGGACTATCTCCCTTTGCATCTGAAATGAGGAGACGTCTCTGGTGGCATATCCTGGGAGCAGATTTTCGTGTTTCCTTCGCCCTGAGCATGCAGCCGTCGTTGGACCTTTTCGATAGTGACGTCCAGCGCCCCTTGAAcgttgaggacgaggacctCAGCCCTGACGACAGCGAGCTGCCTACAGAGCGCAATGCTATCACTGCGAATGTGCTTTGCCTCCTCAGATGTGATATTCTGGCCTTTATACGGAAATTCTCGGAGCCACTGCATGCAGACGTCCATTGGGAGACATTGGCCAACCCCGCCGTTCCACAGTCCAAGAAGACGGAGATGATCAAAGAACTCGAGGATTCTATAGAGACCAAGTATCTGAGGTACTGCGATCCAACTAGCACCCTCCACACCTTGATACTGCTTATGAGTAGGTCGACACTTTGCAAGATCAGGCTGTACGCTCACCACCCGCGGATATACGCCAACCGTGGCCTCAAGGTCCCGGAAGAGGAGCGGGCTGTTGTCTTCACCAACGCAAAGAAACTTCTAGAGTACATGGACCTGGCACGGAGCACTCCCAGTCTTGACAAGTACATGTGGCAGATGGGCACTATGATGCTCTGGAATGCGCTCCTCTACGTGCTCATCGAAGCCCGGGACCGCAGGGCAGGACCAGAGGTCGACTCTCTGTGGAGGCTTATGGGGGTGGTGGTATCGAAATACGCGGAGATGTTCAAACCAGGCGCGGGAGCCTTGTACGATGCGCTGCGGAAGTGGTTGCTCGAGGCGTGGGAAGAGCACCGCGAGGCAGTCAAGGCCCAAGGGAGCCCAGAACCACCAGCCCCGGATTACATCGATGATTTCCTGCGCTATCAGGCCGTTGACGAGGTGCCTCCGTCCGTTCAGAGAGTAGAAACGGGCTTGAATAACGCGAATTATACTCGCTGGGTAGGTCGAGGTCCTGTTATGGACTGCGAGGGCGTTCCTTCGTCTGACCTTTCTAACCTACTCTCCTTTGACGCCGATGCGGATGAGTGGGCTCAGTGGGAGAGCTTGTTCACTGGGGAGGGATTCTCGCAGATGGATACCTGGCAGTTATAG
- a CDS encoding MDR family MFS transporter (COG:G;~EggNog:ENOG410PFZ6;~InterPro:IPR020846,IPR011701,IPR036259;~PFAM:PF07690,PF06609;~TransMembrane:14 (i21-38o58-76i88-107o113-133i145-166o178-199i220-240o246-267i287-307o327-345i352-370o382-403i415-434o488-508i);~go_function: GO:0022857 - transmembrane transporter activity [Evidence IEA];~go_process: GO:0055085 - transmembrane transport [Evidence IEA]): protein MASKKSNMESVDIYPSTQKRIIIMVALYLAIFLINLDQNIISTAIPRMTDEFHSLDDIGWYGTAYLLTACSFQLLMGKVYKVYPTKPVFLTGILLFEIGSTICGAAPSSVVFIIGRAIAGLGASGLMSGGMVIMVHTIPLQQRPIYQGMFGAVFALGSIVGPLLGGTFTDKLTWRWCFYINLPVGAVSIIVAVLVLRLPNQRLDDRAAGWMGTLKQLDPIGNLVFLPGIVCLVLALQWGGTEYAWANARIIVLLVLCGVLCLIFMGIQYWKQDEATVPPRLVKQRSVAAATWFSFFNGSGLTVLLYYLPIWFQAIKNVSAVDSGIRLLPFLLAAVVGSIGAGAIVSRVGYCNPFFILSTIMAPTGVGLISTFTPNTGHAEWIGYQVLAGLGFGLGIQQPMLVVQTILDRSDIATGTAIIMFFRFLGPSILLPVAQNIFLNKLVAQLTSQPGIDPGSVTGAGATNLRALASGDKLDALLSDYNDALVDVFYMVAATCAVSVFGALLVEWRSVKAKAVKPETEGTGMTSDTKQSA, encoded by the exons ATGGCGTCAAAGAAATCAAATATGGAGAGTGTCGATATATATCCCAGCACCCAAAAGCGCATTATCATCATGGTAGCGCTCTAtctggccatcttcttgatCAACCTG GACCAAAATATCATCTCGACAGCGATCCCCAGAATGACAGACGAGTTCCACTCCCTGGACGACATTGGCTGGTATGGAACAGCCTACCTGCTCACGGCGTGCAGTTTTCAGCTGCTGATGGGCAAAGTATACAAGGTCTATCCAACCAAACCTGTTTTCCTCACCGGCATCCTGCTCTTCGAGATCGGGTCGACTATCTGCGGCGCAGCACCGTCATCAGTTGTCTTCATTATCGGCCGGGCCATTGCAGGCCTGGGGGCGTCGGGGCTGATGTCTGGCGGCATGGTCATCATGGTCCATACCATCcccctgcagcagcggccaATATACCAAGGCATGTTCGGCGCTGTCTTTGCGCTAGGGTCCATAGTTGGCCCACTGCTAGGGGGGACATTCACAGATAAACTGACCTGGCGGTGGTGCTTCTACATCAACCTCCCAGTGGGCGCGGtgtccatcatcgtcgctgtCCTCGTTTTGCGTCTGCCTAACCAGAGGCTGGACGACAGAGCAGCCGGGTGGATGGGCACGTTGAAGCAGCTGGACCCAATTGGGAATCTCGTTTTTCTCCCAGGAATTGTGTGCCTCGTCCTGGCTCTGCAGTGGGGGGGCACCGAGTATGCCTGGGCCAACGCCCGCATTATCGTCCTGCTCGTACTCTGCGGCGTGCTCTGCTTGATCTTCATGGGCATCCAGTATTGGAAACAGGACGAGGCCACCGTTCCTCCTCGGCTCGTCAAGCAGCGCAGCGTTGCAGCAGCAACCTGgttctccttcttcaacggcTCGGGCTTGACGGTCCTGCTCTACTACCTCCCCATCTGGTTCCAGGCCATCAAGAACGTCAGTGCTGTTGATTCTGGAATCAGGTtgcttccttttctcctcgCGGCCGTCGTCGGCTCAATAGGCGCGGGCGCCATCGTCTCCAGAGTAGGGTACTGCAATCCATTCTTCATCCTGAGCACAATTATGGCGCCAACTGGAGTCGGTCTCATTTCGACATTTACGCCAAATACAGGCCATGCAGAGTGGATTGGATACCAGGTCCTGGCTGGCTTGGGATTCGGACTCGGCATACAGCAGCCAATGCTGGTCGTCCAGACCATTCTCGACAGATCAGACATTGCAACTGGGACCGCCATCATAATGttcttccgcttcctggGCCCGTCCATCCTGCTGCCCGTCGCTCAGAACATCTTCCTAAACAAGCTTGTTGCACAGCTCACGAGCCAGCCTGGCATCGACCCCGGCAGCGTGACTGGTGCCGGTGCCACCAATCTCAGGGCCCTTGCGTCTGGCGACAAACTGGATGCGTTGCTTTCTGATTACAACGACGCCTTGGTGGACGTGTTTTACATGGTGGCAGCGACCTGTGCTGTCTCCGTCTTCGGTGCCCTTCTAGTGGAATGGCGCAGCGTCAAAGCAAAGGCCGTGAAACCGGAGACGGAGGGAACTGGCATGACTTCAGATACCAAACAATCCGCTTGA
- a CDS encoding uncharacterized protein (TransMembrane:1 (o606-629i)) → MIEVSTELGNGVITHPSAKNDNPSTCSTANNAPWQPLNTPHSAGLDIATTAIFEGQVDITDPTTLAKVTQEYTGATVDYSRVSEKERSAALAGLVRHVAVEQDWLAGWACLSKAAPNCGLWARLIEDVSVSVDVYRRVKPSDTARPVVEDLTIEVVAHPDPHSLNQIGPKSLGGHEWKSDKAFDQVKSTWTSSGFGAVAPCTLFGWAGLFRKVVKPEDISQMISMQLLGTVDYDFDKNEDHKPGMSRSGAVAGRNCIKRGSKLQGGAMVALLNHDLQHCVREFQLSWAREGLGATIAGPSNISPKDWTMALSGDCAALTPYGYIPEADYDPSQSGQFTSVLVANIHDVLYDHGASNMMSGMMYTAGAGVAKEDIAVAYSVGMLDAIARRIRDLPAGIDLLFGDSVYMITFSWAPFNTRYRTWERFIKYTRLLQASSSPEASRILALSRRGKVLAVDDNDLEKIRVRDSWTAAMDNSSPSRLTSRITQVYTLTPPSVVFDKHGMSPSGLCSRCAPLYHACIGTENQIHAISGMPQTVLERDSVNIAAGIRRVATLAAGDGHSTEDNCCQECACKLGAWADKFAYKVLVAMMASEPGSSPQDWMLENYLVICATLWPVSVITILSAFDLVVNAKFELGAMGERHAVDC, encoded by the coding sequence ATGATCGAGGTATCCACCGAACTTGGCAATGGTGTTATCACACACCCCTCTGCTAAGAACGACAACCCATCGACTTGCTCCACGGCCAACAATGCACCCTGGCAGCCGCTGAACACTCCGCATTCTGCTGGTCTTGATATCGCGACTACCGCCATCTTTGAAGGCCAGGTGGACATTACCGACCCTACCACCCTGGCCAAGGTAACCCAAGAGTACACTGGTGCTACTGTTGACTACAGCCGAGTGTCCGAGAAGGAAAGGAGTGCTGCCCTGGCTGGTCTTGTCCGCCATGTCGCTGTCGAGCAggactggctggctggctgggcatGTCTGTCCAAAGCAGCACCGAACTGCGGCCTCTGGGCTCGCCTGATTGAGGACGTCTCCGTGTCAGTTGATGTTTACCGGCGTGTCAAGCCGAGCGATACGGCTCGGCCAGTGGTCGAGGACTTGACCATTGAGGTCGTCGCCCATCCAGACCCCCACTCGTTGAATCAAATTGGACCAAAGAGCCTTGGTGGCCACGAGTGGAAATCCGACAAAGCCTTTGACCAGGTTAAGAGCACATGGACGAGCTCTGGATTCGGCGCTGTTGCCCCATGCACCCTGTTCGGATGGGCTGGGCTATTCAGAAAGGTGGTCAAGCCTGAGGACATTTCCCAGATGATTAGCATGCAGCTGCTGGGCACCGTCGACTATGATTTCGACAAGAATGAGGACCACAAGCCCGGTATGAGTAGGTCTGGCGCCGTTGCAGGCCGCAACTGCATCAAGCGTGGGTCTAAACTGCAGGGTGGCGCCATGGTTGCCCTGCTCAATCACGATCTCCAGCACTGCGTTCGCGAGTTTCAATTGAGTTGGGCACGCGAAGGTCTTGGTGCCACCATTGCCGGTCCATCCAATATCTCGCCAAAAGACTGGACCATGGCTCTGAGCGGTGACTGCGCAGCTTTGACTCCCTATGGCTACATACCGGAAGCAGACTATGATCCCAGCCAGTCTGGCCAGTTTACATCTGTCCTTGTGGCCAACATTCACGATGTCTTGTATGATCACGGAGCCTCCAACATGATGTCCGGCATGATGTACACTGCTGGCGCCGGAGTGGCGAAAGAAGATATAGCGGTGGCCTATTCAGTTGGAATGCTGGATGCCATTGCCCGCCGCATTCGTGATCTGCCTGCTGGGATTGACCTCCTGTTTGGTGATTCTGTCTACATGATTACCTTTAGCTGGGCCCCCTTCAACACCCGATATCGGACCTGGGAACGTTTCATCAAATACACCAGACTCTTGCAAGCGTCCTCTTCCCCGGAGGCGTCCCGAATCCTGGCCCTTTCCCGCCGAGGAAAAGTCCTAGCCGTCGATGATAACGACCTTGAAAAGATCCGCGTTCGCGACTCATGGACAGCAGCCATGGACAACTCGTCCCCTTCGAGACTGACATCCCGAATCACCCAGGTGTATACTTTAACACCTCCTTCCGTTGTCTTCGATAAACATGGAATGAGCCCGTCCGGACTGTGCTCGAGATGTGCCCCTCTGTACCACGCATGTATTGGCACAGAAAACCAAATCCATGCCATCTCCGGAATGCCTCAGACAGTACTCGAACGAGACTCGGTCAATATTGCGGCCGGTATACGCCGCGTGGCAACTCTCGCCGCCGGAGACGGTCATTCTACTGAGGACAACTGCTGCCAGGAGTGTGCCTGTAAGCTCGGTGCGTGGGCTGACAAATTCGCGTACAAGGTCCTTGTCGCCATGATGGCTAGTGAACCTGGTTCTAGCCCACAGGactggatgttggagaattACCTGGTGATTTGTGCGACACTATGGCCAGTCTCcgtcatcaccatcctcagTGCCTTTGACCTCGTCGTGAATGCCAAGTTCGAGCTAGGTGCTATGGGAGAGCGCCATGCTGTGGATTGTTAG
- a CDS encoding cupredoxin domain-containing protein (COG:S;~EggNog:ENOG410PTYJ;~InterPro:IPR008972;~SECRETED:SignalP(1-19)), giving the protein MLNSKDICLILFCLPLIQAQYGNGPSSSTETTQDTSTTSTPPPTSTSSSGAVHTVDVGEDGFTYNPDSLTAAAGDTVEFHFYPGDHSVVQAAFSSPCKPLNDSSVFSGFMAGTSDGDQDIFTLTINDTNPFWFYCAQIGHCQAGMVGVINPPSGGSDTLDAFKSGASSAGTATTPSAVNGGILGKPTDTTTSPSSTSATSTSPPITMNEGSSLRAWRDLSIVFGLSHAVAICMM; this is encoded by the exons ATGTTGAATTCAAAGGATATCTGTTTGATACTATTCTGCCTCCCTCTGATCCAGGCCCAGTACGGCAATGGGCCAAGTAGTTCCACCGAAACTACACAAGATACAAGTACAACTTCAACTCCACCTCCAActtcaacctcgtcctcagGTGCCGTTCACACTGTCGATGTAGGTGAGGATGGCTTCACGTACAACCCCGACTCACTCACTGCCGCTGCGGGAGATACAGTCGAGTTCCATTTCTACCCTGGTGACCACTCGGTGGTCCAGGCTGCCTTTTCAAGCCCCTGCAAACCTCTAAACGATTCGAGTGTTTTCAGTGGTTTCATGGCGGGAACCAGCGACGGAGAC CAAGACATATTCACCCTGACTATTAATGATACCAATCCATTCTGGTTCTACTGTGCTCAGATCGGACATTGTCAGGCCGGTATGGTTGGGGTTATTAACCCACC ATCCGGTGGGTCCGATACACTAGATGCATTCAAGTCAGGAGCATCAAGTGCCGGCACTGCTACGACGCCATCTGCTGTCAACGGTGGGATACTTGGGAAGCCAACCGATACAACGACCTCACCGTCGAGTACCAGTGCCACCAGTACTTCACCTCCTATCACAATGAATGAGGGTTCGTCTCTTCGCGCGTGGCGGGATTTGAGCATTGTCTTCGGATTGTCTCATGCGGTTGCTATATGCATGATGTAG
- a CDS encoding cytochrome and DOMON domain-containing protein (COG:S;~EggNog:ENOG410PN1X;~InterPro:IPR038697,IPR005018,IPR015920,IPR006593;~PFAM:PF16010,PF03188;~SECRETED:SignalP(1-20);~TransMembrane:5 (n4-15c20/21o218-242i254-273o279-303i324-344o356-379i)) — MTNILYFSFWLLLQLSNALAQVQVLSPPGQSEISYSVNIPQTTSNSGSGPIFIQIKSTKQLEWLAFGQGVMMQGANIFIVYGSGNNVTVSPRLGKQEHVEPLYNPQARISVLDGSGIHDGVMTANIRCESCVSWPGGHEDVTSSSSPWIWAVKNGPFLDSEDTSEELPMHNFYGTATLNLKQATGGNSDNPFLGDSGTSTTAQAGTTVDYQSVSRKRIAHAVIMILSFVVLFPLFALVVPAVPSPRTVDIHACLQLFTLALTVAGLGIGISMAKDLQLIGFYHPIIGITTVSCLILFQPAMGLAQHLYFRRTGMKSIASYLHRWFGRTFITLGMINAGLGFRLAGVGLSFAPVGAVIAYSVIAGLVCISYALAVSWLFCRKR; from the coding sequence ATGACCAACATACTCTACTTCAGTTTctggcttcttctgcagctcagtAATGCGCTCGCCCAAGTACAGGTTCTCAGTCCCCCAGGGCAAAGCGAAATCAGCTACAGCGTTAATATCCCTCAAACCACGAGCAACTCTGGATCCGGACCCATTTTCATTCAAATAAAGTCTACGAAGCAGCTTGAATGGTTAGCATTTGGACAAGGCGTGATGATGCAAGGTGCAAATATATTCATTGTATACGGCTCTGGGAACAACGTAACGGTCTCACCACGTCTGGGGAAGCAGGAGCACGTCGAGCCTCTTTACAACCCGCAAGCTCGGATCTCAGTTCTCGATGGAAGTGGCATCCACGATGGGGTGATGACGGCGAATATCCGATGCGAGAGTTGTGTTTCCTGGCCTGGAGGTCATGAGGATGTGACCAGCTCGTCAAGCCCCTGGATATGGGCTGTAAAAAACGGCCCATTTCTTGATTCCGAGGACACGTCTGAGGAACTGCCTATGCACAACTTTTATGGCACCGCAACGCTCAACTTGAAGCAGGCGACTGGAGGCAACTCGGACAATCCATTTCTCGGGGACTCCGGTACGTCCACCACTGCACAGGCTGGCACAACCGTCGACTATCAGTCAGTCTCGCGGAAAAGAATTGCCCACGCCGTCATCATGATACTTTCCTTTGTTGTTTTATTCCCGTTGTTTGCCCTGGTAGTTCCGGCAGTTCCGTCACCTCGAACGGTAGATATCCACGCCTGTTTGCAACTTTTCACTCTTGCATTGACAGTCGCGGGACTTGGAATTGGTATCTCCATGGCAAAGGACCTACAGCTCATAGGCTTCTATCATCCCATCATTGGCATTACGACAGTCTCGTGTCTGATTCTTTTCCAGCCAGCTATGGGTCTCGCCCAGCATCTTTACTTTCGCCGGACCGGCATGAAAAGCATCGCCAGCTATCTGCATAGGTGGTTTGGCCGCACTTTTATCACCCTTGGCATGATAAATGCTGGGCTTGGATTTCGCCTGGCGGGCGTTGGTCTTTCTTTTGCTCCTGTTGGTGCAGTGATTGCGTATTCAGTAATTGCTGGCTTGGTCTGCATCAGCTATGCCTTGGCTGTTAGTTGGCTTTTTTGCAGGAAGCGTTGA
- a CDS encoding uncharacterized protein (COG:S;~EggNog:ENOG410PXTK;~TransMembrane:7 (o6-28i49-68o88-112i124-146o171-195i207-232o244-263i)) encodes MANLDHWSTVLVVVPIVGISVATLFFFLRLVSRRLSQQRLDIGDLFMGLGLLFCYAVSLSTIIAAFSGKGQDVWSLDERSSTSSRRTLLFWLTQTFWPVSQTFVKLSIIMLLRQLVGRVPRWPALLAILIVFSISWGITAFFGNIFQCSPPEYFWRAPYIRGSCMRGQMTFYMVIGTLSLFEDVVLLLLPISIVWRLRMGIQQKLQVTGLFCLGGLVCIFSLLRVIAFHNYLTKTASSSGSKEALWTVLELDVAIICSSLVLMRPLLARPCLNWIHCGRNSSCTEVK; translated from the exons ATGGCCAATCTTGACCACTGGAGTACAGTCCTGGTGGTGGTTCCTATCGTGGGCATTTCTGTAGCTaccctgttcttcttcctaCGCCTGGTTAGTCGGCGACTTTCGCAGCAGAGGTTAGATATTGGTGACCTTTTCATGGGTCTTGGGCTGTTGTTCTGCTACGCCGTGAGCCTAAGTACTATCATCG CTGCATTCAGTGGTAAAGGACAAGATGTATGGAGCTTGGATGAGAGGTCCAGCACAAGTAGCCGGAGGACGTTG CTATTCTGGCTGACGCAGACATTCTGGCCGGTGTCCCAGACGTTTGTTAAGTTATCCATAATCATGCTCCTTCGCCAACTTGTCGGTCGAGTGCCTCGGTGGCCGGCCTTGCTTGCTATCCTTATCGTCTTCAGCATTAGCTGGGGCATTACTGCATTCTTTGGCAATATTTTCCAATGCTCCCCACCAGAGTACTTCTGGCGTGCACCTTATATCAGAGGCTCATGTATGCGCGGGCAGATGACCTTCTATATGGTCATCGGCACATTGTCACTCTTTGAAGATGTAGTGCTCCTGCTTCTGCCGATTTCTATTGTATGGAGGCTGCGGATGGGCATCCAGCAAAAGCTGCAGGTCACCGGTCTGTTCTGCCTTGGGGGCTT AGTCTGTATATTTAGCCTCCTTCGTGTGATTGCGTTTCACAACTATCTTACAAAGACCGCTTCTT CCAGCGGCTCCAAAGAAGCTCTATGGACAGTCCTTGAGCTCGACGTTGCTATAATATGCTCTTCTCTCGTGCTGATGCGACCCTTGCTGGCTCGACCATGCTTGAATTGGATACACTGTGGCAGGAATT CATCCTGTACAGAGGTCAAATAA
- a CDS encoding uncharacterized protein (COG:E;~EggNog:ENOG410PHWC;~InterPro:IPR004839,IPR015424,IPR015421,IPR015422;~PFAM:PF00155;~go_function: GO:0003824 - catalytic activity [Evidence IEA];~go_function: GO:0030170 - pyridoxal phosphate binding [Evidence IEA];~go_process: GO:0009058 - biosynthetic process [Evidence IEA]), protein MQQIASFELPRWIEHHSQDTSLMMAGSATPALSIQDLIDLSTDSHKTADALSINSLKLSLSTPSGNETLRAQIAGLYNGITANQVLATQGTSGANALAFQSLLGAGDHVITMYPAYTQLLSVPKGIPGVEHSFWPLDINNNMQANVQLLESLIRPNTKMIVLNNPNNPLGTVLSVEQQHGIAALAHSRGIVLLVDEIFRPLFHDSSIGCPPSFMELSDSYDNIIVTGSLSKAWGLSGVRTGWIATRNADILARCVNLSLYTTMALSTIDQVIATEALSDRCRPRILSRHLELAKQNIAILSNFVEQNKPVCAWTRPSAGGTAFLRFFRNGVPVDDVELCLKLKQEKGVLLAPGSLCFGLDGAHDFRGFVRIHLTVQPERMAPAVEALGHFLRTYLSEN, encoded by the exons ATGCAGCAGATCGCCTCGTTTGAACTCCCCAGG TGGATTGAGCACCACAGCCAGGATACCTCGCTGATGATGGCTGGGAGTGCGACGCCAGCGTTATCAATCCAAGATCTGATTGACCTGTCCACAGACAGCCACAAGACCGCGGACGCTCTTTCGATCAACTCGCTGAAGCTATCTTTATCTACTCCTAGTGGCAACGAGACGCTTCGCGCACAGATCGCTGGGCTGTACAATGGCATTACTGCAAACCAGGTGTTGGCGACCCAAGGAACAAGCGGTGCCAACGCTTTGGCCTTTCAGAGCTTACTTGGAGCTGGGGACCATGTAATTACAATGTACCCTGCCTATACCCAGCTTCTGTCTGTTCCCAAGGGGATTCCGGGTGTGGAGCACTCTTTTTGGCCTCTGGATATAAACAACAACATGCAAGCCAATGTTCAACTTCTTGAAAGTTTGATTCGACCAAATACGAAGATGATCGTGCTGAACAACCCGAACAACCCTCTGGGTACTGTCCTGTCAGTTGAACAGCAGCACGGAATTGCAGCTCTCGCTCATTCTCGTGGTATAGTCCTGCTGGTTGATGAAATATTCCGGCCGTTGTTTCATGACTCAAGCATTGGGTGTCCTCCCTCGTTTATGGAGCTTTCTGATAGCTACGACAATATCATTGTCACCGGCTCATTGAGCAAGGCCTGGGGATTATCTGGTGTTAGAACAGGCTGGATCGCCACCAGAAATGCGGACATACTGGCTCGCTGTGTCAACCTAAGTCTCTACACGACCATGGCACTGAGCACGATTGACCAGGTTATTGCTACGGAGGCTTTGAGTGATCGCTGTCGGCCCAGGATATTATCGCGACATCTGGAATTGGCCAAGCAGAATATTGCGATCTTGAGTAACTTCGTGGAGCAAAATAAACCAGTCTGCGCCTGGACTCGTCCAAGTGCTGGAGGAACCGCATTTCTGCGGTTCTTCAGGAATGGGGTTCCCGTCGACGATGTTGAGCTCtgcttgaagctgaagcaagAGAAGGGGGTTCTTCTAGCCCCAGGCAGTCTTTGTTTTGGACTTGATGGTGCTCATGACTTTCGTGGGTTTGTCCGGATCCATCTGACGGTGCAGCCTGAGCGCATGGCCCCAGCGGTAGAGGCTCTTGGGCACTTTCTGCGCACTTATCTGTCGGAAAATTGA